A window from Theobroma cacao cultivar B97-61/B2 chromosome 3, Criollo_cocoa_genome_V2, whole genome shotgun sequence encodes these proteins:
- the LOC18605758 gene encoding uncharacterized protein LOC18605758 — MYAETGLFFPYMQNFCQDFQQFEEFCKTQKPNASMNNLVQTSTISEYDLGGEGDLFKAPEPIIEEPIVGLDPMTAAISLISCGEDVITSQGLKAADIESIQNEQLLEVLYECEKDLMAQAAIETPLPEVLDIKIPVVKTDENQNQGNKLLCDVPFQKSVSSGCLSSMEWMQGAAIKPSFLDFSGMDFGSVYGMRRAFSEGDIKTLGNGNTTVIHSPLERPLIVSSCSTEDRREKLSRYRNKKTKRNFGRKIKYACRKALADSQPRIRGRFARTEESDNSKRQELFSN; from the exons ATGTATGCAGAGACAGGGCTATTTTTCCCTTACATGCAGAACTTTTGTCAAGATTTTCAGCAGTTTGAAGAGTTCTGCAAAACCCAGAAACCCAATGCTTCAATG AACAACTTGGTTCAGACATCCACAATATCTGAATATGACCTGGGAGGAGAAGGTGATCTGTTCAAAGCTCCAGAACCCATCATTGAAGAACCAATTGTGGGCCTTGATCCCATGACTGCAGCCATCTCATTAATCTCCTGTGGTGAAGATGTCATTACTTCACAAGGACTTAAGGCTGCAGATATAGAATCAATTCAAAATGAGCAGCTTTTAGAGGTTCTCTATGAGTGCGAGAAGGATCTCATGGCGCAAGCAGCAATAGAAACACCACTGCCAGAAGTCTTGGATATAAAGATTCCTGTTGTGAAGACAGATGAAAAccaaaatcaaggaaacaaattGCTCTGTGATGTACCATTCCAGAAAAGTGTCAGTTCAGGTTGTTTAAGCTCAATGGAATGGATGCAAGGGGCTGCAATCAAGCCTAGTTTCCTGGATTTCTCTGGAATGGATTTTGGTTCTGTCTATGGAATGAGGAGAGCATTTAGTGAAGGAGATATAAAG ACTCTTGGCAATGGTAATACGACTGTAATCCACTCTCCCCTTGAGCGACCATTAATTGTCAGCAGCTGTTCTACTGAAGATCGAAGGGAGAAGCTTTCCAGATACAGGAATAAGAAGACAAAGAGGAACTTTGGAAGGAAAATCAAg tatGCTTGCAGGAAGGCTCTTGCTGACAGTCAACCAAGGATCCGAGGAAGGTTTGCAAGGACCGAAGAATCTGACAACTCCAAGAGGCAAGAacttttttctaattaa